In one window of Labilibaculum sp. DW002 DNA:
- a CDS encoding tetratricopeptide repeat-containing sensor histidine kinase, which produces MKKKSLLLFCFFSALLVLPTFAGFQTSLDSLNKRYENVYGQEKLETLLEMSKVYWEIEPREGIAKGLQALALAQSLEYDNEIIKAMYYVGTAYYIDNQYDNSLDYLLKAYRFAQDHKLLKDMADISRQLATVYYQSGKYSKTYTYTLEAKKIYENIDDKVGIASCLNLLGLYYKAIDRHDQALDYLQEALALGKKMAHRVIVGDALNDIGSLYTEMGDTLKAIRTYREAVDYYKSKVPNNKIGLFELNMSELYLDHGELEKAKHHLDKGYLIASHLNSKRLFRGYYKYLSLYYTKLGNYKKSVLAHQNLQAYQDSIASEQLSNKIDDLDSRHIEDVKNQENQLLRDENQTQQLEINRQYTVGLLILLVLLVVIFLLTFRYRNNLKDNELLYLRNRLVSQHQEELIGAMKRLKDSEDKLRTANKTKDKMFSLIAHDLRGSIGNISNGLRMMLTDKELNLSEEDKTEFLVSLFHSADNSFELLENLLFWAKNQTSTISANLQMVDASSIINSNIGLLAELAKIKSIKLFTSSNASVEVYVDWNMINTVLRNLISNAIKFTHKEGSIEIKSEIGEYFVKISVIDNGIGMMPEQIENIYEGKTTDGTANEKGTGLGITLCRDFLVKNHGQMMVESEVDKGSTFSFIIPRRPMGNDKYLEFVEKESLLSLVNN; this is translated from the coding sequence ATGAAAAAGAAATCCCTACTCTTATTTTGTTTTTTTTCTGCTCTTCTTGTCTTACCTACTTTCGCCGGTTTTCAAACAAGTTTGGATAGTTTGAATAAACGTTATGAAAATGTGTACGGCCAAGAGAAATTGGAGACTTTGCTTGAAATGAGTAAGGTTTATTGGGAAATAGAACCTCGAGAAGGAATCGCTAAAGGATTGCAAGCACTTGCTTTGGCTCAAAGCCTAGAATATGATAACGAAATCATAAAAGCGATGTATTATGTAGGAACTGCCTACTACATCGATAACCAGTACGATAACTCTCTGGATTATTTATTGAAAGCATATCGATTTGCTCAAGATCATAAACTTCTAAAAGACATGGCGGATATTAGCCGTCAATTAGCCACGGTTTATTATCAATCAGGAAAATATAGTAAGACGTATACCTATACGCTTGAAGCAAAAAAGATTTATGAAAATATTGATGATAAAGTAGGGATAGCAAGCTGTTTAAATTTGCTAGGACTCTACTACAAGGCGATTGATAGGCATGATCAAGCTTTGGATTACCTGCAAGAAGCTTTGGCTTTGGGTAAAAAAATGGCTCATAGAGTAATTGTTGGTGACGCTCTGAATGATATTGGAAGTTTGTATACCGAAATGGGAGATACCTTAAAAGCGATTCGAACTTATCGTGAAGCTGTTGATTATTACAAATCGAAAGTTCCAAATAATAAAATCGGCTTGTTCGAGTTGAATATGAGTGAATTGTATTTGGATCATGGCGAATTAGAAAAAGCTAAACATCATCTTGATAAAGGATACTTGATTGCCTCTCATTTAAATTCTAAAAGATTATTTCGAGGTTATTACAAGTATTTATCACTCTACTACACCAAATTGGGGAACTATAAAAAGTCAGTTTTGGCGCATCAAAATCTTCAGGCTTATCAGGATTCGATAGCATCAGAACAGTTATCTAATAAAATTGATGATTTGGATTCCAGACACATTGAAGATGTGAAAAATCAAGAGAATCAATTGTTGAGAGACGAAAATCAAACACAACAGTTAGAGATCAATAGACAATATACAGTTGGTTTGCTAATTTTATTAGTCTTACTTGTTGTTATCTTCTTATTGACTTTTAGATATCGAAACAACCTAAAAGACAATGAATTACTGTATTTGAGAAATCGTTTGGTTAGTCAGCATCAGGAAGAGCTCATAGGAGCAATGAAACGTCTCAAAGACAGTGAAGATAAGTTGAGAACTGCCAATAAAACGAAAGATAAAATGTTCTCATTAATTGCTCACGATTTACGAGGATCCATTGGAAATATTAGCAATGGTTTACGCATGATGCTAACCGATAAAGAATTAAACCTAAGCGAAGAGGATAAAACAGAATTTTTGGTGTCTCTCTTTCATTCGGCAGATAACTCATTTGAGTTGTTAGAGAATTTATTGTTTTGGGCAAAGAATCAAACTTCAACCATATCAGCTAATTTGCAAATGGTTGATGCAAGTTCAATAATTAATTCAAACATCGGTTTATTAGCTGAGTTGGCTAAAATTAAATCGATTAAATTATTTACAAGTTCTAATGCTTCTGTAGAAGTATATGTCGATTGGAACATGATCAATACGGTTCTTAGGAATTTGATTTCCAATGCAATAAAATTCACGCACAAAGAGGGAAGTATCGAAATTAAATCGGAAATAGGCGAGTATTTTGTTAAGATTTCAGTAATTGATAATGGTATTGGAATGATGCCAGAACAGATTGAGAATATCTACGAAGGAAAAACTACAGATGGTACTGCAAATGAGAAAGGTACTGGCTTGGGAATTACCTTATGTCGAGATTTTCTAGTGAAGAACCATGGTCAAATGATGGTCGAAAGTGAAGTGGATAAGGGAAGTACTTTTTCGTTTATAATTCCTCGCAGACCAATGGGCAATGATAAATATCTAGAATTTGTTGAAAAAGAGAGCTTACTTTCCTTAGTAAATAATTAA
- a CDS encoding outer membrane beta-barrel protein, producing MKKLLLLSIAFLLVFGINAQVVVDTVKTDSIKKKVLIEDSWSSKKKKSDTKNRTETIYKVTKSYGEDTTKVKFMKKDVVKVVESDNGIKAKIGKIGKVGFEEDRDTTKIRIGGKQINIIDGWHGTRIRIQKVHPWDSDQDKFFIDEEKGFRGHWAGFEMGVNGFAEEDYSMYPAEQNDFMDLDMAKSLAVNLNFLQYDIGLQKERNTIGLVTGLGLEWNNYRFDQNISLEKGGSDLIQPYAIDSDWSVKKSKLTSLYLTVPLLLEFQIPVKYKTRRVHMSAGVVGGLRLGSHTKIKYKSNGNKHKDKDHDDFNLNTLRYSAQVRVGYRSLNFFATYGLNGLFEKNDGPELDPFTVGITLITF from the coding sequence ATGAAGAAATTACTATTACTAAGTATAGCTTTTTTATTGGTTTTCGGAATTAATGCTCAAGTAGTTGTTGATACTGTAAAAACGGACAGCATTAAAAAGAAGGTATTAATTGAAGATTCTTGGTCGAGCAAAAAGAAGAAATCTGATACCAAAAATAGAACAGAGACAATTTATAAAGTAACCAAAAGCTACGGGGAGGATACTACCAAAGTTAAATTCATGAAAAAAGATGTCGTGAAGGTAGTTGAAAGTGACAATGGGATTAAGGCTAAAATTGGAAAGATTGGTAAGGTTGGTTTTGAAGAAGACCGTGATACAACTAAAATAAGAATTGGAGGCAAGCAAATTAACATTATCGATGGTTGGCATGGTACTCGAATTCGAATTCAAAAGGTACATCCATGGGATTCTGATCAAGATAAATTCTTTATTGATGAAGAAAAAGGTTTTAGAGGACATTGGGCTGGTTTTGAGATGGGTGTAAATGGTTTTGCTGAAGAAGATTATAGTATGTATCCTGCAGAACAAAATGACTTTATGGATTTGGATATGGCCAAGTCTCTTGCCGTAAACTTGAATTTTTTGCAATATGATATAGGCTTGCAAAAAGAACGAAACACCATTGGTTTGGTTACTGGTTTAGGTTTAGAGTGGAATAATTATCGATTCGATCAGAACATAAGTTTGGAAAAAGGTGGTTCTGATTTAATTCAACCATACGCAATTGACTCAGATTGGTCAGTAAAGAAAAGCAAATTAACAAGCTTATATCTTACGGTGCCTTTGCTTCTTGAATTTCAAATTCCAGTTAAGTATAAAACCAGAAGAGTCCACATGTCGGCAGGAGTAGTGGGAGGTTTACGTTTAGGTTCTCATACCAAAATAAAATACAAGTCGAATGGTAACAAACACAAGGACAAAGATCATGACGATTTTAATTTAAATACACTTCGTTATTCTGCGCAGGTACGTGTCGGTTATCGTTCTCTAAACTTTTTTGCTACTTATGGTTTAAATGGACTATTCGAAAAAAATGATGGCCCTGAATTGGATCCATTTACAGTAGGAATTACCTTGATAACATTCTAA
- a CDS encoding RNA polymerase sigma factor codes for MNLNEYNIAVDQHADGMFRFILKNIRDEDKARDIVQDSFEKLWRNVDGVNFLKVKSYLYTTAYHTMIDLIRREKRKEDFENVDVGKYAHSEQYTDLSEVLDEALKRLSDVQRSVILLRDYEGYSYAEIAKITNLSESQVKVYIYRARKSLKEYIGSIESIV; via the coding sequence ATGAACCTAAACGAATACAATATAGCCGTAGATCAGCACGCTGATGGAATGTTTCGTTTTATCCTCAAAAACATTAGAGATGAGGATAAAGCTAGGGATATTGTGCAAGATAGTTTCGAAAAATTGTGGCGGAATGTGGATGGAGTTAATTTTTTAAAGGTAAAGTCGTATTTGTACACAACGGCATATCATACAATGATTGATTTAATCAGAAGAGAAAAAAGAAAAGAAGATTTTGAAAATGTTGATGTAGGAAAATATGCTCATTCGGAGCAATATACAGACTTAAGTGAAGTCTTAGATGAGGCATTGAAACGCTTGTCGGATGTGCAACGGTCGGTTATTTTACTGCGAGATTACGAAGGTTATTCTTATGCAGAGATAGCAAAGATTACCAATTTAAGCGAGTCTCAGGTGAAGGTTTACATTTATCGAGCACGGAAGAGTTTGAAGGAATACATTGGTAGCATTGAATCGATAGTTTAA
- a CDS encoding TIGR00266 family protein, producing MTSHEIDYKIYGNDIQLVEIELDPNETVIAEAGAMAYMEEGIQFEAKMGDGSEPEAGLFSKLLSAGSRMITGESLFLTHFTHRGYGKAKVAFSAPYPGTIMPIDLSQSRGSLIVQKDGFLCAALGTKVSIAFNKRLGATFFGGEGFILQKLQGDGKAFVHAGGTVIKKQLNNETLRVDTGCVVAFEEGIDFSIEKAGGLKSMVFGGEGMFLATLKGTGKVWLQSMPIRKLIKAISPAGENRSKGASSILGEFLED from the coding sequence ATGACTTCACACGAAATAGATTACAAAATATACGGTAACGACATTCAATTAGTCGAAATTGAGTTGGATCCGAACGAAACAGTTATTGCCGAAGCTGGAGCAATGGCTTATATGGAAGAAGGCATTCAATTCGAAGCTAAAATGGGCGATGGTTCTGAACCGGAAGCTGGTTTGTTTAGCAAATTACTTTCAGCCGGTTCTCGTATGATTACAGGAGAATCTCTTTTCCTAACTCACTTTACACACAGAGGCTATGGAAAAGCTAAAGTTGCTTTTTCTGCTCCTTACCCGGGAACAATTATGCCTATTGATCTTAGTCAGTCAAGAGGCTCGCTAATCGTTCAAAAGGATGGTTTTCTTTGTGCCGCTCTTGGAACTAAGGTCAGTATTGCTTTCAATAAAAGATTAGGAGCAACATTCTTTGGTGGCGAAGGTTTTATCTTACAAAAACTGCAAGGTGATGGTAAAGCATTTGTTCATGCAGGAGGTACTGTTATAAAGAAACAATTGAATAACGAAACCCTAAGAGTTGATACAGGTTGTGTCGTAGCTTTTGAAGAAGGTATTGATTTTTCAATAGAAAAAGCCGGCGGTTTAAAGTCCATGGTGTTTGGTGGTGAAGGTATGTTTCTAGCAACCTTAAAGGGAACTGGAAAAGTTTGGTTGCAATCCATGCCAATTAGAAAATTAATAAAAGCGATATCTCCTGCTGGAGAAAATCGATCAAAAGGAGCAAGCTCCATTCTTGGAGAGTTTCTAGAAGATTAA
- the rsgA gene encoding ribosome small subunit-dependent GTPase A gives MKEGLVIKSTGSWYTVKTSDGTIHDCRIKGRFRMEGIRTTNPISVGDIVEFNEDKDANVIVKIKDRKNYIIRKSTNLSKSSQIIAANIDHAFLIVTVNYPLTTTTFIDRFLAAAEAYNIPVNLVFNKVDRYRPNDMERLAELKGIYESIGYKCYEISAKEGTHLEIIREALKGKINLLSGHSGVGKSTLINHIQPGLELKTGEISESHSSGKHTTTFSEMFELDFGGYIIDTPGIRGFGTFNMEKEEMSHFFLEIFKISNSCQFNNCTHMHEPKCAVKEAVEIGKISMTRYESYLGMIMEDEDSKYRI, from the coding sequence TTGAAAGAAGGATTAGTCATAAAATCAACAGGAAGTTGGTATACCGTTAAAACAAGTGATGGAACAATTCATGACTGTAGAATAAAGGGACGTTTTCGTATGGAAGGGATTCGAACAACTAACCCTATTTCGGTGGGCGATATTGTTGAATTTAACGAAGATAAGGATGCTAATGTTATTGTGAAGATTAAAGATCGCAAAAACTACATCATCCGTAAATCAACTAATCTTTCAAAAAGTAGCCAAATTATTGCAGCTAATATCGATCACGCTTTTCTGATTGTAACAGTTAATTACCCTCTTACAACAACAACATTTATCGATAGATTTCTGGCCGCTGCAGAAGCTTATAATATTCCGGTAAACTTGGTTTTTAATAAAGTTGACCGTTATCGTCCAAACGATATGGAAAGATTGGCTGAGTTAAAAGGAATTTACGAATCGATTGGTTACAAGTGTTACGAAATATCCGCAAAAGAAGGTACACACTTAGAAATTATTAGAGAAGCATTAAAAGGCAAGATAAATTTGCTTTCTGGTCATTCCGGCGTTGGAAAATCAACTCTAATCAACCACATACAGCCAGGTTTGGAACTGAAAACAGGTGAAATTTCAGAATCTCATTCTTCAGGAAAACACACAACTACTTTTTCAGAGATGTTCGAGCTCGATTTTGGAGGCTATATTATAGATACGCCGGGAATTAGAGGGTTTGGAACCTTTAATATGGAAAAAGAGGAAATGTCTCATTTCTTTTTGGAGATTTTCAAAATATCAAACAGCTGTCAATTCAACAATTGTACACATATGCACGAACCTAAATGTGCAGTAAAGGAAGCTGTCGAAATTGGAAAAATTAGCATGACCCGATACGAAAGCTACTTGGGCATGATTATGGAAGATGAGGATAGCAAGTATAGAATTTAG
- a CDS encoding aspartate:alanine exchanger family transporter, with the protein MDLLSSSYFVLFLIVAIGFIIGNIKIKGISLDVSAVIFVALVFGHFGVSIPIDIQKIGLTLFIFTIGIQAGPGFFESFQKNGRELILLALILVGSASLVTLLLAIVFQVDMNIAIGLLTGSLTSTPGLAAAIETTQSPMASIGYGIAYPFGVIGVILFVRLYPKLTAVNIKKEADKLEEEILKQNPELVNKNFVVENEKIVGKTIRELKVRAMTQANITRIMHEGKTIVPLPTTRLEKGDIVKLIGTEQAIEKARLLIGEETQEKIPLSVDYVVESILVTNKDVVNKTIGQLNVLSNYNARITRIRRAGIDIAPSSKSIIRFGDKLIVACGTGNINNVRHLFGNDVKKLSDTDFFPIATGIVLGVLVGKLKISFSDDFTFSLGLTGGVLMVALVLSRIGKTGPVLWTMSGTANQLLRQLGLLMFLSVVGTSAGSHLVETFQESGLVLFGVGIGITLIPMIITTLIGHYWLKMNLLNLLGALTGSMTSTPGLAAVDGMTDSNAQAIAYATVYPIAMVFLIVCVQLVSMI; encoded by the coding sequence ATGGATTTATTATCATCAAGTTATTTCGTTCTATTTCTAATAGTTGCAATCGGATTTATAATTGGTAACATTAAAATAAAAGGCATCTCTCTTGATGTTTCTGCTGTTATCTTTGTCGCTCTTGTATTTGGCCACTTTGGTGTAAGTATTCCTATTGACATTCAAAAAATTGGTTTAACTCTATTTATTTTCACCATAGGTATTCAAGCCGGACCAGGATTTTTCGAATCCTTTCAAAAAAATGGTAGAGAGTTAATTTTACTAGCTCTGATCTTGGTAGGAAGTGCATCTTTGGTGACCCTTTTATTAGCTATCGTATTTCAAGTCGATATGAATATTGCTATTGGATTATTAACTGGTTCACTAACCAGTACGCCTGGTTTAGCTGCAGCTATTGAAACTACTCAATCACCAATGGCTTCTATCGGTTACGGTATTGCTTACCCATTTGGTGTAATTGGTGTAATTCTTTTTGTAAGGTTATACCCAAAATTAACTGCTGTTAATATTAAAAAAGAGGCTGATAAATTAGAAGAAGAGATTTTAAAACAGAATCCAGAATTAGTCAATAAGAATTTTGTTGTTGAAAATGAAAAGATAGTTGGTAAGACCATACGTGAACTAAAAGTTCGTGCTATGACACAAGCCAACATTACTCGAATAATGCATGAAGGAAAAACAATTGTGCCTTTGCCTACCACAAGACTTGAAAAAGGGGATATCGTAAAGCTAATTGGAACTGAACAAGCTATTGAGAAAGCCAGACTGCTTATTGGAGAGGAAACTCAGGAAAAGATTCCTTTAAGTGTAGATTATGTGGTTGAAAGTATTTTAGTTACCAATAAAGATGTCGTAAATAAGACAATCGGCCAGCTAAATGTATTATCAAATTACAATGCTCGAATCACACGAATCAGAAGAGCGGGTATTGATATTGCTCCTAGTTCAAAATCAATTATTCGTTTTGGAGATAAGCTTATTGTGGCCTGTGGTACCGGGAATATCAATAACGTTCGTCATCTCTTTGGTAACGATGTTAAAAAATTATCCGACACCGACTTTTTCCCAATTGCAACCGGTATCGTATTAGGTGTTTTAGTTGGTAAGCTGAAGATTTCATTTTCGGATGATTTTACCTTCTCGCTTGGATTAACAGGTGGCGTCTTAATGGTTGCCTTAGTGCTTAGTAGAATCGGAAAAACGGGTCCGGTTTTATGGACCATGTCTGGAACAGCGAATCAATTGCTTCGTCAACTAGGCTTACTAATGTTCCTTTCGGTAGTTGGAACAAGCGCAGGTTCACATTTAGTTGAAACATTCCAAGAATCTGGTTTAGTTTTGTTCGGCGTTGGCATAGGAATCACATTAATCCCAATGATTATCACCACATTAATCGGCCACTATTGGCTTAAAATGAACCTTCTTAACTTATTGGGTGCTCTTACCGGTAGTATGACCAGTACACCAGGTTTAGCTGCCGTTGACGGTATGACTGACTCTAATGCTCAGGCTATTGCTTATGCAACAGTTTATCCTATTGCTATGGTTTTTCTAATTGTATGCGTACAACTTGTCAGTATGATATAA
- a CDS encoding exodeoxyribonuclease III, protein MRKIISYNVNGIRAALGKDFIGWIKQENPDILLIQETKAQPEQIETHLFEELGYHCYWFSAEKKGYSGVGILSKIKPDHVVIGIDNPKYDVEGRAIRADFGDVSVFSTYHPSGTTGGPRQDYKMEWLAYFQEYITELKKERPNLIIGGDYNICHKPIDISRPEKKKNVSGFLPEEREWVSQFIDNGFIDSFREFDQSPDKYSWWSYRAGSRGKNLGWRIDYHMVSEPLRDKLKGASILADIVHSDHCPVVVEVDF, encoded by the coding sequence ATGCGAAAAATAATAAGTTACAATGTAAATGGAATTCGTGCCGCTTTAGGTAAAGATTTCATTGGCTGGATAAAGCAGGAAAACCCAGATATTCTTCTTATACAGGAAACTAAAGCACAACCTGAACAGATCGAAACTCATCTTTTTGAAGAATTAGGTTATCATTGCTACTGGTTTTCTGCAGAAAAAAAAGGATATAGTGGCGTTGGTATCTTGAGTAAGATAAAGCCTGATCATGTTGTTATTGGTATTGACAATCCAAAATATGATGTAGAAGGAAGAGCTATTCGTGCTGATTTTGGAGATGTTTCTGTTTTTAGTACTTACCACCCTTCGGGAACTACTGGAGGTCCTCGTCAAGATTATAAAATGGAATGGCTAGCCTATTTTCAAGAATACATTACTGAATTAAAAAAGGAAAGACCTAATTTGATTATTGGTGGCGATTATAACATATGCCATAAGCCTATAGATATCAGTAGGCCAGAAAAAAAGAAAAACGTATCGGGCTTTTTACCCGAAGAAAGAGAATGGGTAAGTCAGTTTATTGATAATGGTTTTATTGACAGCTTTAGAGAGTTTGATCAATCTCCAGATAAATATAGTTGGTGGAGTTACAGAGCTGGCTCCAGAGGGAAAAACCTCGGCTGGCGTATCGATTACCATATGGTTAGCGAACCATTGCGTGACAAGCTAAAAGGAGCTTCTATTCTTGCAGATATCGTACACTCAGATCATTGTCCGGTTGTAGTTGAAGTTGATTTTTAA
- the pepE gene encoding dipeptidase PepE has protein sequence MRLLLISNSTNPGEEYLDYPKNNIKEFLGDKPIKALFIPYAGVTVSFDDYEAKVKHRFNEVGHDIVSIHRFEDPIKAVEEAEAIVVGGGSTWNLLHMVHKFNLTDAIRNKVINGKTPYIGWSAGSNLTCPTIKTTNDMPIIDPLGFEALNLIPFQINPHYLDKNPEGHGGETREDRINEFLVLNPDMYVAGLREATMFLVEDGKISLIGDRECRIFKNGIEPYELKASDDFNFLMK, from the coding sequence ATGAGACTATTATTAATTAGTAACTCAACCAATCCTGGTGAAGAATATTTAGATTACCCAAAGAATAATATCAAAGAGTTTTTAGGAGATAAACCAATTAAGGCATTATTCATTCCTTATGCTGGTGTTACCGTATCTTTTGATGATTATGAGGCAAAAGTAAAGCATAGATTCAACGAGGTTGGTCACGATATTGTATCTATACATCGTTTTGAAGATCCTATAAAAGCTGTTGAAGAAGCGGAAGCTATTGTTGTTGGTGGTGGAAGCACATGGAACCTTTTACACATGGTTCATAAATTTAATCTAACTGATGCCATTCGTAACAAAGTAATCAATGGTAAAACACCTTATATTGGCTGGAGTGCTGGTTCAAATTTAACTTGCCCTACAATTAAAACGACTAATGATATGCCAATTATTGATCCTCTTGGTTTTGAGGCTTTAAATCTGATCCCATTCCAAATTAATCCTCACTATTTGGATAAAAACCCGGAAGGACACGGTGGAGAAACTCGCGAAGATAGAATCAATGAGTTCTTAGTATTAAACCCTGATATGTATGTAGCTGGTTTAAGAGAAGCAACCATGTTCTTGGTTGAGGATGGCAAAATCAGTTTAATAGGTGATAGAGAGTGCCGTATATTTAAAAATGGTATTGAGCCATATGAATTAAAAGCTTCTGATGATTTTAATTTCTTGATGAAATAA